In the Fusarium oxysporum f. sp. lycopersici 4287 chromosome 9, whole genome shotgun sequence genome, one interval contains:
- a CDS encoding NADPH2:quinone reductase has protein sequence MAQPLRRSLLRTSTISKPLTQIPIQRISRITSHFSTATMAPVPPKMKAVQINKNGGTEVLEFNDVAVPKAGEGQILVKNQIAGLNYIDTYFRSGLYKAPQFPLTLGREAAGSVVDAHSSVKGFENGTRVVFMGTVGAYAEYSVVNASDAVKIPDEVPTDQAVAAYLQGLTAWTFIREAGQVKAGQWVLVHAASGGVGTLLVQLLRIVGAKVIGTASSEEKLALAKKNGAEWVINSHDDVVAKVKEITGGHGADVIFDGVGKVTFDGDLEMIAAKGNLISFGNASGAVEPVSLFRLTPKCVRLMRPVVNGYVSERADLEKYTSELFDLIKSKKLELTIHKVYPLKDVAQAHQDIESRKTIGKLLIKID, from the exons ATGGCTCAACCTCTCCGACGCTCCCTGCTCAGAACCAGCACCATATCAAAGCCACTCACCCAAATCCCAATCCAGCGAATCTCCAGAATAACCTCACAtttctcaacagcaacaatggCGCCTGTACCTCCCAAGATGAAGGCCGTTCAGATTAACAAGAACGGCGGCACTGAAGTCCTTGAATTCAACGATGTTGCTGTTCCCAAAGCCGGTGAGGGCCAGATCCTCGTCAAGAACCAGATTGCGGGCTTGAACTATATCGATACATACTTCCGAAGTGGTCTCTACAAAGCGCCCCAGTTTCCTCTTACCCTCGGTCGTGAGGCTGCTGGTAGTGTCGTTGACGCTCACTCCTCTGTTAAGGGGTTTGAGAACGGTACGCGCGTGGTCTTCATGGGAACTGTCGGCGCCTACGCTGAGTACAGTGTTGTTAACGCTTCTGACGCTGTCAAAATCCCCGACGAAGTTCCCACTGACCAAGCTGTCGCTGCTTATCTCCAGGGTCTTACAGCATGGACTTTCATCCGTGAAGCTGGTCAAGTCAAGGCTGGCCAATGGGTCCTTGTTCACGCTGCATCTGGTGGTGTAGGTACTCTGCTTGTTCAGCTGCTCCGAATTGTCGGTGCCAAGGTCATTGGTACTGCTAGTTCAGAGGAGAAGCTTGCACTTGCGAAGAAGAATGGTGCGGAGTGGGTTATCAACTctcatgatgatgttgttgcaAAGGTTAAGGAGATCACTGGTGGTCATGGTGCGGATGTTATCTTTGATGGTGTGGGCAAGGTTACTTTCGATGGAGATCTTGAGATGATTGCTGCAAAGGGTAACCTCATCTCCTTTGGCAACGCT TCCGGCGCTGTGGAACCCGTGAGCCTCTTCCGACTTACACCCAAGTGCGTCCGCTTGATGCGCCCCGTAGTCAACGGCTACGTCTCCGAGCGAGCTGACCTCGAAAAGTACACATCCGAGCTCTTCGAcctcatcaagtccaagaagctcgaaCTTACCATCCACAAGGTGTACCCCCTCAAGGACGTGGCACAGGCACACCAGGACATCGAGAGCCGAAAGACGATTGGAAAGTTGCTCATTAAAATCGATTAA
- a CDS encoding UDP-glucose 4-epimerase produces MSQTRRPSTRSLPSTLPLTASFTSLLSRQVTCQPERSSTTNTIQAVGESGEIPLEYYRVNVGGSISLLRSMERNNVNNIVFSSSATVYGDATRFPNMIPIPEHCPIGPTNTYGRTKSMIEDVITDFINAQRSNLEKAGKEFKQWNGALLRYFNPCGAHPTGIMGEDPAGVPYNLLPLLGKVATGEREKLLVFGDDYSSRDGTAIRDYIHVVDLARGHLVALNYLRENQPGVKAWNLGSGRGSTVFEIIKAFSKVVGRDLPYEVRPRRQGDVLDLTANPTLANKELNWKTELTMEKACDDLWKWVSNNPKGYRQDPPAEMVEAVKASKA; encoded by the exons ATGTCACAGACGAGAAGGCCATCGACGAGGTCTTTGCCAAGCACCCTGCCATTGACAGCGTCATTCACTTCGCTGCTCTCAAGGCAAGTCACATGTCAACCGGAGCGATCATCCACGACTAACACCATACAGGCTGTCGGCGAGTCTGGCGAGATCCCTCTCGAGTACTACCGTGTCAATGTCGGCGGCAGTATCTCTCTGCTCCGCTCCATGGAGCGCAACAACGTCAACAACATcgtcttctcctcctccgctACCGTCTACGGCGATGCTACTCGTTTCCCCAACATGATTCCTATTCCTGAGCACTGCCCCATTGGACCTACCAACACATATGGCCGCACCAAGTCCATGATCGAGGACGTTATCACCGACTTTATTAACGCTCAGAGAAGCAACCTGGAGAAGGCCGGTAAGGAGTTCAAGCAATGGAACGGTGCTCTGCTGCGATACTTCAACCCTTGTGGTGCTCACCCCACTGGTATCATGGGTGAGGACCCCGCTGGTGTTCCTTACAACCTTCTTCCCCTCCTTGGAAAGGTTGCTACTGGTGAACGTGAGAAGCTCTTGGTATTCGGCGATG ACTACTCCTCTCGCGACGGTACTGCCATTCGAGACTACATTCACGTTGTTGACCTTGCCCGCGGCCACCTTGTCGCTCTTAACTACCTGCGCGAGAACCAGCCCGGTGTCAAGGCATGGAACCTGGGTTCCGGCCGTGGAAGCACTGTCTttgagatcatcaaggcctTCAGCAAGGTTGTTGGCCGCGATCTCCCCTACGAGGTCCGCCCTCGACGACAAGGAGACGTTCTCGATCTCACTGCCAACCCCACCCTCGCCAACAAGGAGCTCAACTGGAAGACCGAGCTCACCATGGAGAAGGCCTGCGACGACCTCTGGAAATGGGTCAGCAACAACCCCAAGGGTTACCGACAAGATCCTCCCGCCGAGATggttgaggctgtcaaggctTCCAAGGCttaa
- a CDS encoding UDP-glucose 4-epimerase — translation MPVGTVLVTGGTGYIGSFTSLALLEHGYDVVIVDSLYNSSEVVLDRIELICGRRPTFYKVDVTDEKAIDEVFAKHPAIDSVIHFAALKAVGESGEIPLEYYRVNVGGSISLLRSMERNNVNNIVFSSSATVYGDATRFPNMIPIPEHCPIGPTNTYGRTKSMIEDVITDFINAQRSNLEKAGKEFKQWNGALLRYFNPCGAHPTGIMGEDPAGVPYNLLPLLGKVATGEREKLLVFGDDYSSRDGTAIRDYIHVVDLARGHLVALNYLRENQPGVKAWNLGSGRGSTVFEIIKAFSKVVGRDLPYEVRPRRQGDVLDLTANPTLANKELNWKTELTMEKACDDLWKWVSNNPKGYRQDPPAEMVEAVKASKA, via the exons ATGCCCGTTGGAACTGTTCTCGTCACCGG TGGTACCGGCTACATCGGCTCTTTCACCTCgctcgcccttcttgagcACGGTTACGATGTCGTTATTGTAGACTCCCTCTACAACTCCTCAGAGGTTGTCCTCGACCGCATTGAGCTGATCTGCGGCCGTCGACCTACCTTCTACAAGGTCGATGTCACAGACGAGAAGGCCATCGACGAGGTCTTTGCCAAGCACCCTGCCATTGACAGCGTCATTCACTTCGCTGCTCTCAAG GCTGTCGGCGAGTCTGGCGAGATCCCTCTCGAGTACTACCGTGTCAATGTCGGCGGCAGTATCTCTCTGCTCCGCTCCATGGAGCGCAACAACGTCAACAACATcgtcttctcctcctccgctACCGTCTACGGCGATGCTACTCGTTTCCCCAACATGATTCCTATTCCTGAGCACTGCCCCATTGGACCTACCAACACATATGGCCGCACCAAGTCCATGATCGAGGACGTTATCACCGACTTTATTAACGCTCAGAGAAGCAACCTGGAGAAGGCCGGTAAGGAGTTCAAGCAATGGAACGGTGCTCTGCTGCGATACTTCAACCCTTGTGGTGCTCACCCCACTGGTATCATGGGTGAGGACCCCGCTGGTGTTCCTTACAACCTTCTTCCCCTCCTTGGAAAGGTTGCTACTGGTGAACGTGAGAAGCTCTTGGTATTCGGCGATG ACTACTCCTCTCGCGACGGTACTGCCATTCGAGACTACATTCACGTTGTTGACCTTGCCCGCGGCCACCTTGTCGCTCTTAACTACCTGCGCGAGAACCAGCCCGGTGTCAAGGCATGGAACCTGGGTTCCGGCCGTGGAAGCACTGTCTttgagatcatcaaggcctTCAGCAAGGTTGTTGGCCGCGATCTCCCCTACGAGGTCCGCCCTCGACGACAAGGAGACGTTCTCGATCTCACTGCCAACCCCACCCTCGCCAACAAGGAGCTCAACTGGAAGACCGAGCTCACCATGGAGAAGGCCTGCGACGACCTCTGGAAATGGGTCAGCAACAACCCCAAGGGTTACCGACAAGATCCTCCCGCCGAGATggttgaggctgtcaaggctTCCAAGGCttaa
- a CDS encoding ATP-dependent RNA helicase DBP4, whose amino-acid sequence MPPHARSGRAPKPQKNGRTEQRQQKRKREQEDLQQLEQRVNDLDPKSDEIKNFSHLPLSVPTASGLEASHFQTLTDVQAHAIPLALKGKDVMGAAKTGSGKTLAFLVPVLEKLYRAQWTEYDGLGALIISPTRELAVQIFQVLRKVGRNHVFSAGLVIGGKSLKEEAERLDRMNILVCTPGRMLQHLDQTAGFDANNLQILVLDEADRIMDMGFQSDVDALVEHLPKSRQTLMFSATQSKKVSDLARLSLKDPEYVSVHEAAASATPTNLQQHYIVTPLTEKLDTLYGFIKANLKSKIIVFLSSGKQVRFVYESFRHLQPGIPLLHLHGRQKQIARMEITNRFTAAKQSCLFATDVVARGIDFPAVDWVIQADCPEDVDTYIHRVGRTARYQSNGRAVLFLDPSEEPGMLKKLEQKKIPIQKVNVKEKKKKSIKDQLQSMCFQNPDLKYLGQKAFISYTRSIHLQRDKDVFKFNKLDLDGFAASLGLPGTPQVKFRKGEDIKRIKNAPRVGMSSDSEMEEDGEKPKKKNEVRTKYDKMFERTNQDVLSSHYNKLVLDGDENADDDDGDFLSVKRVLKDDELDDEANNAFKSTAKVIDGLGGEEPFVVDSKRREKALKSKKKMLKFKGNSTKVVFDEDGNAHAIYELKDEDDFMGEGPAEEQRRKFVEDETSRVREADVDDKALAKQKRREKREKRKAAERAERMGIVSDDDGDAPMLHNADDGEDPLALMRSLPMGGDRSDSEEDREPPKKRAKKWFEDDSEDEKKSKGKGRVIKVQDEPETLEDLEALATGLLD is encoded by the exons ATGCCTCCCCATGCGCGATCTGGGCGAGCGCCTAAGCCCCAAAAGAATGGTCGAACCGAGCAGCGCCAACAGAAGCGCAAGAGAGAACAAGAGGATCTCCAGCAGCTTGAGCAACGAGTGAACGATTTG GACCCCAAATCGGATGAAATCAAGAACTTTTCccatcttcctctctctGTACCAACCGCCAGCGGCCTCGAGGCCTCACATTTCCAAACCCTTACCGATGTCCAAGCTCACGCCATTCCACTGGCTCTCAAGGGCAAAGATGTTATGGGAGCCGCCAAAACAGGAAGCGGAAAGACCCTCGCTTTTCTCGTTCCCGTTCTAGAAAAGCTCTACCGTGCCCAATGGACCGAATACGATGGACTAGGCGCCCTTATCATTTCTCCCACTCGAGAACTCGCGGTCCAGATCTTTCAGGTGCTTCGAAAGGTTGGCAGAAACCACGTTTTCTCAGCAGGCTTGGTCATCGGTGGAAAGAGCTTGAAGGAGGAAGCGGAAAGATTGGATCGAATGAATATTTTGGTTTGCACACCCGGTCGAATGCTGCAGCATCTTGATCAGACAGCTGGTTTCGACGCCAACAACTTGCAAATCTTGGTTCTGGACGAGGCAGATCGCATCATGGACATGGGTTTCCAATCCGATGTTGATGCGCTAGTCGAGCATCTTCCCAAATCACGACAGACACTTATGTTCAGTGCCACCCAGAGTAAGAAGGTCTCGGATCTTGCTCGTCTCAGTCTCAAGGACCCCGAATACGTCTCTGTTCACGAAGCAGCGGCTAGCGCTACTCCTACAAACCTCCAACAGCACTACATCGTTACACCTTTGACAGAGAAACTCGACACATTATatggcttcatcaaggctAATTTGAAGAGCAAGATTATTGTCTTTCTGAGCTCAGGCAAACAAGTTCGATTCGTATACGAGAGTTTCCGTCATCTTCAGCCCGGTATTCCTCTACTACATCTTCACGGCCGCCAGAAGCAAATTGCACGAATGGAGATTACAAACAGATTCACAGCTGCGAAGCAATCGTGTTTGTTTGCGACAGATGTCGTCGCGCGGGGAATTGATTTCCCTGCCGTTGACTGGGTTATTCAGGCCGATTGTCCTGAGGATGTAGATACATATATCCACCGAGTTGGAAGAACAGCTCGATACCAGAGCAATGGTCGAGCTGTGCTATTCCTCGACCCTAGCGAGGAGCCAGgaatgttgaagaagcttgagcaGAAAAAGATTCCCATACAAAAGGTGAatgtcaaggagaagaaaaagaagagtaTCAAGGATCAACTACAAAGCATGTGCTTCCAGAACCCAGATCTGAAGTACCTTGGCCAAAAGGCCTTCATCAGTTACACACGGTCAATTCATTTACAAAGAGACAAGGATGTTTTCAAATTCAACAAACTAGATCTTGATGGCTTCGCTGCTAGTCTTGGTCTCCCTGGTACACCGCAGGTCAAGTTCAGAAAGGGCGAGGATATCAAGAGAATAAAGAATGCTCCTCGTGTTGGCATGTCTAGCGACTCtgaaatggaagaagatggggaaaagccaaagaagaagaatgaggtgCGCACAAAGTACGACAAGATGTTTGAGCGAACAAATCAAGATGTTCTGTCAAGTCATTACAACAAGCTTGTGcttgatggcgatgagaacgcggatgatgacgacggtGATTTCTTGTCGGTCAAGAGAGTACTGAAGGATGATGAGCTAGACGACGAGGCAAACAACGCTTTCAAGAGCACAGCGAAGGTCATTGATGGTCTAGGTGGTGAAGAACCATTTGTGGTCGACTCAAAACGTCGTGAGAAGGCTCTcaagtcaaagaagaagatgctcaagttcaagggcAACTCAACCAAAGTCGTGTTCGATGAGGACGGTAACGCTCATGCTATCTACGAGCTcaaggacgaggacgacTTCATGGGAGAGGGTCCAGCCGAAGAACAGCGTCGCAAATTCGTCGAAGACGAGACGTCGCGCGTTCGCGAGGCAGATGTGGACGACAAAGCTCTCGCCAAGCAAAAGCGTCGCGAGAAGCGAGAAAAGCGCAAGGCTGCCGAGCGAGCAGAGCGCATGGGCATTGTATCAGACGACGACGGCGACGCACCCATGCTGCACAACGCAGACGACGGCGAAGATCCTCTGGCGCTTATGCGATCGCTGCCAATGGGAGGCGACAGGTCGGACAGCGAGGAAGATCGCGAGCCGCCCAAGAAGAGAGCCAAGAAGTGGTTCGAGGACGACTCggaggacgagaagaagagcaagggCAAGGGAAGGGTCATCAAGGTGCAGGACGAGCCGGAGACTTTGGAGGATCTCGAGGCGCTTGCTACTGGGTTGTTGGATTAA